A region from the Vicia villosa cultivar HV-30 ecotype Madison, WI linkage group LG3, Vvil1.0, whole genome shotgun sequence genome encodes:
- the LOC131654932 gene encoding uncharacterized protein LOC131654932 → MGIPVCFISIFPTGYPMYGYSGLLHFKFSQPDIPFVGVDPPLKKCDVAQTCVDTTDVFVTGQKFATREEAISWIKDVGIRNKVTVIIARSDIKTGKRGRSDKLIFGCDRGGKYKKTDSETQSASKRCGCPFKIRSTPSKDGSGWKIDVKCGVHNHGLPDRFEGHAFVSRLNTDDKQHIVDLSKRHVPPRHILLSLQERDPENVTRITQIYKHKSKIQKDIRGPRTEMQQLLKLVEESGYVYWSRKKDESEVVRDIFWAHPDSVKLLNIQRLFVG, encoded by the exons ATGGGTATTCcggtttgttttatttcaattttccCAACCGGATATCCCATGTATGGGTATTCCGGTTTGTTACATTTTAAGTTTTCCCAACCGGATATACCCTTTGTGG gtGTGGATCCTCCTTTGAAGAAATGCGATGTAGCTCAAACATGTGTGGATACAACTGATGTTTTTGTAACTGGTCAAAAATTTGCTACAAGAGAAGAGGCGATCAGTTGGATTAAGGACGTTGGAATCAGGAATAAAGTAACAGTTATAATAGCTCGTTCAGATATAAAAACAGGCAAGCGAGGAAGAAGTGATAAATTAATATTTGGTTGTGATAGAGgtggaaaatacaaaaaaacagaTAGCGAAACCCAAAGTGCTAGTAAGAGATGTGGTTGTCCTTTCAAAATTAGGTCAACACCGTCGAAAGATGGTTCTGGATGGAAGATAGATGTAAAATGCGGAGTACACAACCACGGCTTACCTGATAGATTTGAAGGTCATGCTTTCGTAAGTCGACTAAATACAGATGATAAGCAACATATTGTTGATTTGTCAAAACGCCATGTTCCACCAAGACACATATTATTGTCATTGCAAGAGCGTGACCCGGAGAATGTCACTCGGATCacgcaaatatacaaacataagaGTAAGATACAAAAAGACATAAGGGGTCCTAGAACAGAAATGCAACAATTGCTCAAGTTGGTTGAAGAATCAGGTTATGTTTACTGGAGTAGGAAAAAGGATGAGTCagaagttgtgagagatattttttgggcACATCCAGATTCAGtgaagttgttgaatat ACAGAGACTTTTTGTTGGGTAA
- the LOC131654968 gene encoding protein MAIN-LIKE 1-like: protein MGLSRITQSLVVRRRGGAIDGMRQRGRQRREADGEGAAPEVDPQHPAFPGGPTDTSLLVRYQRHVAYHLWLGEERRPKPTLKVAAHGSKLIGWVPAMLPRQMENWLVASGLSSLQHTSLSRVDTHLLSAFVERWHPETSSFHMPFGEMTITLDDVSCLLHVPIRGQLVDPDVVVTDYDAIHLAVELFGVSLSDATEEASAVRGPYYKLDWLKQVFEQQRAANNFTGAMRAYMMLLLGCTILADKTFTLVEAKYLPLLRDLDNCGNYCWGAAALVTLYRYFGVNTCILKLFQPLMVLQLITSLYQFKPHFLHCFSHIIHNMFLTP, encoded by the exons ATGGGCCTTAGCCGGATAACCCAGTCTTTGG tggtTCGAAGAAGAGGAGGTGCGATCGACGGAATGCGTCAAAGAGGACGACAACGTCGAGAGGCTGATGGCGAGGGAGCTGCTCCTGAGGTTGATCCGCAGCATCCGGCATTTCCCGGAGGACCTACGGATACATCATTATTGGTTAGATATCAGAGGCACGTTGCATATCATTTATGGTTGGGCGAG GAGAGACGACCAAAGCCGACCTTAAAGGTTGCTGCGCATGGCAGCAAATTAATAGGATGGGTTCCGGCAATGCTCCCAAGGCAGATGGAAAATTGGTTAGTTGCATCTGGCCTTTCATCTTTGCAGCATACTAGTTTGTCGAGGGTAGATACGCATCTATTATCTGCTTTTGTTGAGAGATGGCATCCTGAAACATCTTCATTTCATATGCCGTTCGGCGAGATGACCATCACGCTAGACGATGTTTCTTGTCTTCTTCATGTACCGATTAGGGGCCAGCTGGTTGACCCCGATGTTGTTGTCACCGATTATGATGCCATCCATCTAGCTGTTGAGTTGTTTGGTGTTTCACTGAGTGATGCAACTGAGGAGGCTTCTGCTGTAAGGGGTCCTTACTATAAATTAGATTGGTTGAAGCAAGTTTTTGAGCAACAAAGAGCTGCGAATAACTTTACAGGCGCTATGAGAGCATACATGATGTTGCTATTAGGTTGTACCATTCTTGCCGACAAGACGTTTACTCTTGTCGAGGCAAAATATCTTCCACTTTTGAGAGATTTGGATAATTGTGGAAACTATTGCTGGGGGGCAGCTGCACTGGTTACTCTGTATAGATACTTTGGAGTCAACACATGCATCCTCAAGTTGTTTCAACCGTTGATGGTACTCCAACTCATCACTAGCCTTTATCAGTTCAAACCACATTTTCTCCACTGTTTCTCGCATATCATCCACAACATGTTCCTTACACCTTGA
- the LOC131654999 gene encoding sulfite exporter TauE/SafE family protein 3-like has translation MKFRWQIVLGTFVGFCGAAFGSAGGIGGGGIFVSMLTLIIGFDPKSATAISKCMVMGVSLAAAYYNLKLRHPTLNKPIIDYDLALLIQPMLMLGISIGVICNVIFPDWLVTILLIVIFLGTSTKAFFKGAETWKKETLVKKEEAARRQESIAEDEAEYEALSTGPNGGIENKIEVTIIENVDWKMFGLLALVWVSFIAIQIAKQNTSTCSTTYWVLNFLQIPISIGVSSYKATALFTRKREISSTGDQGKEFTVTKLIIYCVFGLLSGVIGGLLGLGGGFIISPLFLELGIPPQVSSATTTFIMIFSSSMCVVEYFMLKRFPVPYGSCYRELLAFF, from the exons ATGAAGTTTCGATGGCAAATAGTTTTGGGTACTTTTGTTGGTTTTTGTGGAGCGGCGTTTGGAAGCGCTGGTGGTATTGGTGGTGGTGGAATATTTGTTTCTATGCTTACtcttattattggatttgatccCAAATCAGCCACTGCTATCTCAAAAT GTATGGTGATGGGTGTATCCCTTGCAGCAGCTTACTACAACCTTAAACTGAGACATCCTACATTAAATAAGCCAATAATTGACTATGATTTGGCACTTCTCATTCAACCTATGCTCATGCTTGGTATCAGCATTGGAGTTATCTGCAACGTTATATTTCCTGATTGGCTTGTAACAATATTGCTTATTGTTATTTTCTTAG GCACATCAACTAAGGCATTTTTTAAAGGGGCTGAGACATGGAAAAAGGAAACCCTAGTGAAAAAG GAGGAGGCTGCCAGGAGACAAGAATCAATTG CTGAAGATGAAGCAGAATACGAAGCTCTTTCAACTGGACCAAATGGTGGCATTGAAAACAAAATCGAG GTGACTATAATTGAGAACGTGGACTGGAAAATGTTTGGACTTCTTGCATTAGTTTGGGTTTCATTCATTGCAATACAAATTGCTAAG CAAAACACATCTACATGTTCAACAACATATTGGGTACTGAACTTTTTACAG attCCAATCTCAATTGGAGTATCTTCATATAAGGCAACTGCATTATTCACAAGGAAAAGAGAAATATCTTCCACAGGTGATCAAGGGAAAGAATTTACAGTTACCAAACTTATCATTTATTGTGTCTTTGGCCTACTGTCCGGTGTAATCGGTGGATTGTTGGGACTAGGAGGCGGATTCATTATTAGTCCACTTTTTCTGGAACTGGGAATCCCTCCACAA GTGTCAAGCGCCACAACAACGTTCATCATGATATTCTCTTCGTCTATGTGTGTCGTGGAATACTTCATGTTGAAACGATTTCCAGTTCCTTATGGTTCGTGTTATCGAGAACTTCTAGCTTTTTTTTAG